atcctaacagtgggtagactggctgggatttctgggggttgtaggccaaaacacctagcgacctacaggttgagaaccactgctttaaagcttAAATTACCTTCTTTAAAGTTAAAACCTGAAGGGGATTTTACAGCCATCTGATGTGGGAGCCACCACATCAGAGAGCTGCTGTGAGTTGCTGTAGACCAGAAGTAGGTAATTGTGGAAGGCTGGAGGTCACGCCTGCTACCAAAGAATAGGTTTTTGTCCAAACATAACTAGACCCTATTGAGGGTATTTTCATCAAgttttaggtttttaaaaatagcttcttCTGGACCTAAATTGGCCTAGAAAGCCTGCAGCATGTAGTAGAAATGGATCCCGTGCCCTCTACCATGCTTTTGAGTGTGttacagaacaacaacaaagatcacAAATGTTTTGACCCTAGAGGGTCTTGGGGAAAACAAAATGACCCTGGGGGCAACACATGGTCCTAGAACAGACAATACTGGTCTAAATGTGACGGGGGGAGAGATCATCCATTGCTTTCCTACTGGACTTCAACCCTATATGTTGCCTGTACTGTATACATGTGAATATCCCCCTGGAAGCTGGTTTCCTATTTCTGCTCAGATACAGGATGAGCTCAAGCTACTTTGCTGCCCAAGGCAAAGAGTAAAATGGCATTTCTtcttgttccatgtagaaatggTGACCAGATTAGCAAATGGATCTACCTCTATGCCCAGCAAAAGGGAAGCCTTCTCTCACATAGCAGAGGGCAGCAGCTAAGTTTGGGGTGCAAAGCAAAAGTACACATAGCATACACCCAACCACTCTGTGTTCCTCAGAACCTGACTCTTGAGGCACCTGCCTCATCTTGACTGAGGTGGTTGTCTCTTTTTGATCTCATCCATGGAGGCACCTTTTCAGGTTCTGTCTTCTGTCACACTCCATGTAGCAATGAATCTGCTCCTACTTTTAGTCCTTAACTACAAAGGATCAACCTTTCCTCAAAACAAGTTCAGTACTTTAAATGCCGCCATAAGCACTATTTGGATGAAAATCCTGAACTGATTCATTGGCTCAGACAGATGGAAGCTCTCAATTACCACTGTGCCTATTGAGGCTGAGAACTCAAGACAAGAGGATGGGAAAGTTAGTGTACTTCCCAGAGTCAGCATGGCCCACTTTTGGGAGCCAAAGTACAGTGggaccttgagttgccttcgggctgagaaaggcgggatacaaatactgtaaataaataaaccttgacatctgctggggtttggttccaggaccaaaCCCCAGAAATAGTAAAATTCATGGATACTTAAGCTGCATTTTATACAGTGACATTATAAAATAGTGTAGCTcatacaaaataacaaaatattcaAGCTGTCCATGGCCAAATTCATGGAACTTCAATGAGCTCTATCCAAAAAAATACGTTTATTGGACAGTAAACTATACTAATCTACACTGTGTTTTCTCCTGTATAGGCACAGCACTGTTACACTGCCTTGGGAAGTAATCTTTAAGGTGACCTAACAAGGCTCTCTGAGGCCCCACCTACACCTCTACATAAAATCTagtatatctgctttgaactggattatttgagtctacactgccttataatccagttcaaagaagataatctggattttatatggcagtgtagatggggcctgagctaACAGGGCTTCTCATATGGAAACCAACATATGCTAGAATTGTATCAGCCCAGCTAGGGCTGGATTAAGCTCATTAAAGACTCACAGCTGACAGGGAAAGCctaaggcatgggggggggggggttgacctagattgcaggtgaaaactgaggaaactgtggaaactgaggtgtctaccactggttcatctaatccaagccctccaaggaaaccatggaacaggagcaaagagaAGAAGTTGTGTCAttggactttatatgaacaagactgtttctggtgaccaagtgaaagctcaagtagtgcaaaaaccacagaCTCCATTGGCAGGATATGTATTTACTGTGGTTAAGAAGAGGCATCTAATTTTCAACCCAAATGGCTCAACAGATTTCCCTGGTTAGACTACTCATGCCATGTACAAGGTGCACTCTGTTAAGTATAATGTGATATTTGGAGAAGAAGTTGGGGGTAATGGTGGTCATCAGAAGCTTGGTGCATTGTGCAACAGAAGTTTTCAATAGACACCAAAAAACAGAGtgccatcagaacaacttgtgcttggctgaaaacttgctaattcacagtggaaaatgtCTTGATGATAAAGGAAACaagaatcagaaaaaaaaaacagaaataaacttcTGCTAATTGTGaaaactattgtcctttgtggccaAAAAGAACTAGCTTAAAGAGAGAGCAATGATTCAGAACTGattacctgtgaagaacctttgcacaacGATGGTataatttcagggccttgttgagttctcctgccagatcaggagacactgcccagaaaagtcattttttttgggggggggggggagggtttggAGTTTCAacctcttccatttttttctggctttcTGGCTGCTAGTATAATGtttagatccagagaagtcatgctacccctctattctgccttggtcagtccACACCTGGGATActatgttcaattctgggcaaggcaattgaagggagatgtttacaagctggaatgtgtccaagaagggtgactaaaatgatcaacgatctggagaacaagccctatgaggagcagtttaaagagctgggcatgttccgcctgtagaagaaaaggctgagaggagacatgatggccatgtagaaatatgtgacggaagtcatagaatcatagaatcaaagaatcaaagagttggaagagacctcgtgggccatccagtccaaccccctgccaagaagaaggaatattgcattcaaatcacccctgacagatggccatccagcctctgtttaaaagcttctaaagaaggagcctccaccacactccggggcagtgagttccactgctgaagggctctcacagtcaggaagttcttcctcgtgttcagatggaatctcctttcttgtagtttgaagccattgtttcgcgtcctagtctccaaggaagcagaaaacaagcttgctccctcctccctgtggcttcctttcacatatttatacatggctatcatatctcctctcagccttctcttcttcaggctaaacatgcccagctccttaagccgctcatactgaggagggagcaaacttgttttctgctgccctggagactaggacccagaacaatggcttcaaactacaggaaagaaaggagattccatctgaacatgaggaagaacttcctgactgtgagagctgttcagcaatggaactctttgccccaggagtgtggtgaaggctccttctttgggggctttcaagcagaggctggatggtcatctgtcaggaggagtgctttgaatgggattttcttgcttcttggaagagggttggactgggtggcccacgaggtctcttccaactctaggattctatgattctatgctaatcttttcctttctctctcagatGGCAGACGAGGCAGGGCCTGACATACCTGGGCCTGACCTGCCAAAGCCCTCCTGCCTCTGTCGCCTTGGCAACCGGCCGCCCTTCCAGTCTCCTCCCCCTGCCCTGCTTCAGAAGCCCTCgcgcctcctccctcccctcccctccgccTTCTTCGCCGCAGCAGTTTGACAGACAGCTCCTCGAAGACCCGGAGCGGGGAGAGGCGGGGGGGCTCTCCCACTccacaccttccttccttccttctcgcccTCCAACCTTTGGGATTCCCTCGCACCCCAGAGTCACCCTCGGGCCAGAATTTGCGGCGGAACCgcgaggagggagaaaggaggaaccCGTCCCGTGTGTTGTTCCCCAGAAGTCAATCCCACCCGGATTCTGATGATGATCCGGATTGGGAATCCAAACCATGAGTGACTTGGAGGGGAATCGCCCGTCCTTCCCTTAGGAGCTGACAGGAGGGAGGCAGAGAGGGAGGCGAGTGGggattccctcctcctcctcctccttctcctcctcccaagcTTTGCGCCAGACGCGGGGAAAACCTTTCCCGCCCTTCACCTGACTTTGCTGCCCTCGTGGGTCTGTCGGTTTACTTCTAAGGCTTCTGCCAACAGGATCGGCTCACCTCcagccaggattccataggagggATTTCGCCTGGAAAGCCAGCCCAAAAGTGCGGGCTGTGAGGATAAACGATAAGCTTTCGGGAGTGTTTTGGTAACTGAAGCCGAGGGTGGCAAGCGAGGGAAGCGAGGATGCTGCGGGGAAGagcccgcttctcctcctcctcctcctccgccgagGAAGAAAGGCACCTGGCTCGACTCTTAGGAAAGGAGTGAAAGACCCAGAGCTTGGGCAAGCCCCTTCCCACAACTGGAAAGCCTTCGTGGGCGCCTCCGCTGCCTCCTCTCATCATTTCCACTCGGAGGCGATGTCTGAGGAGGACACGACTGCCTTGTTTGGCTGAACTTCTttacctctctccctttcctctcgcCTTTTCCCACCCAAAACCAAGCCTGGGAGAATGTTGACCACTCTTGTTTCTTTCGCTGCCCTTCAGTTCCATCTTCCTCTCCCTTTAGAAGGTTTGGTGGGCTCTTCGGTGTCTTTGGCGGCTCCTTCAACACCCCCCACCCATTTTTCCCTGTTTCCGAAATGAGTAAGAGGAAACCATCTGTGAGTTTCTCGGCTccctttgctgctgctgcttcagctccttccctccctccctttcttctcaccCAAGGAAACGTTTGGTGAGCCCTTTTTGCACCCGTTTCACCTCGTTTTCCTCTTCACACAAGGAAACGTTTGGTGGGCTTCTCTCTCGGAAGCGTTGCTACCCTTCAGCCCCCTTAAGAGTGAGTTTGAGgaagtattgtgtgtgtgtgtgtgggggggggggggggtgtccgtTTCCTTTGCTTCTCTCTTCCATTGAGAAGTGGGGCTGAGGAAATGTTTTTGGTGGGTTCCCTtcacttctccctttcctttcccgttCTGACTCTGAAGGAGAGCCATTCCCTAGTTTCCTTTGCTGCTTCCTCAATCTCCagttcccttcttcctccctcctcccatttTTTGTTGTGGGCTTCATAGTTTTTTGAGTTGCTGCCtcattttctcccttcctctccctttttcgCCATAGAGGCTAGGAAACATTTTTGGAGGGAGGTCCCTCAGTTTcttttgcctctctctcttttttcccgcCAGAAGCGAGTCTGAGGAAAGATGTTTTTGTGGGCTCCTCGCTTTCTTTGGCTGCTCTCTCAGTTCCTTTTCCACTCAAGAGGCCAGTCCGAGGAACTAATTTGAAAGGGTCTTCAGCTGCTGCCTTTTCGCCCCTTTTTGCTGAGCCTGAGGACACATTTTGTGGGTTTCTTCTTCAgttcccccctttcctctcccatGTTCACTCAGAAGACAGGCTGAGTGAAACAACGTCTGCGTGTTTCTGGTTTttgccccttcctctccttttcccactCAGAGGAAGCATTTGTGGAGGTTCCCCGCTTTTCTTTTGctgctgcttctctcttttcctgACAGAAGAGAGTCTGAAGAACTGTCTTTTTTGTAGGTTCCTCGGTTTCTTTGCCTGCTGCCtccgttccttccttctcctttaccCCTTTCCAACTCAAAGGCCAGTCTGAGGGGACTATTTTGAGGGGCTCCTCAGCTGCTATCTCCTCTCCCCTTTTTGCTTAGCTTGAGGACACATTTTGTGGGATACTTCTTCAATCCCACCACTTCCTCTCCCATGTTCACCCAGAAGCCAGTCTGAGTGAAGCAAAGTCTGTTTGTTCCTGTTGTTGcactccctttccctttctcactCAGAGGCCAGTCTGAGGAACTATTTTGAGGGGTACCTCAGTATCTTTTGCAGCTGCATCCGAGGCCAGTCTGAGGAACTAGTCTGAGGGGCTCCTCAGCTCCTGCCTCCTCTCGCCTTTTTGCTCAACCTGAGGACACATTTTGTGGGCTGCTTTTTCAGCAcccgccctcccccccccccacaccgtCCTCTCCCATGTTCACTCCGAAGCCAGTCTGAGTGAAGCAACGTCTGCTTGTTCCTGTTGTtgcccttcctctccctttctcactCTGAGGCCAGTCTGAGGAACTATTTTGAGGGGCTCCTCGGGTTCTTTTGCTGCTCCCTCCGACTCCGAGGCCAGTCTGAGGAACTATTTTGAGGGACTTCTGGGGTCCTTTTGCTACTCCCTCTGAGACCAGACTGAGGAACTATTTGGAGGGGCTCCTCGGGTTCTTTCGCTGttccctccgaggccagtctgaGGAACTGTTTGGGCTTCTGGGGTCCTTTTGCTGCTCCCTCTGAGGCCAGTCTGAGGAACTATCTTGAGGGGCTCCTGGGGTCCTTTTGCTgctccctccgaggccagtctgaGGAACTATTTGGAGGGGCTCCTGGGGTCCTTTTGCGGCTGCCTGGCCTCCCCTTTTGCTGGCAAGGAAAGGCTTCGTGTTTGTGGGTGCCTCCTCCCCCAAAGAAGGGCGCCCATGACTTAGAGGGCGGCGCCCGCCATGCGACCCGACGACATCAACCCGCGGACGGGGCTGGTGGTGGCCCTGGTGAGCGTCTTCCTGGTCTTCGGCTTCATGTTCACCGTCTCGGGGATCAAGGGCGAGACGCTGGGCGACATCCCGCTGCTCGCCATCGGGCCGGCCATCTGCCTGCCGGGCATCGCCGCCATCGCCTTGGCGCGCAAGACCGACGGCTGCACCAAGTGGCCcgaccagcagcagcagcagagaggCGGCCCGCCCGGGCACGGATGCTGCCCATGCCGGAGAAAGAAAGCCCGCGACAAGGACGCCCTGGAGCTGCTCAGGACCCCTTCGGACCTTGAGTCCGGCCGAGGCAGCTGCGACGAGCTGGCCGTCAAagccgtctcctcctcctcctcttctttgccCCAGGACCAGGGCCTGGCGGAGGCGCCCAAAGTGGACCAGGAGGAGATGCTCCGCTACTTGGAGAACTGCTACCCGGAGATGCCCGGGAACGTCTTCGTGGCCGAGGGCAGCCCTTTCCGTGCCTTAGAGAAGCCGCGGGAGTCGCCCGACTTGGAAGCGGGGGCGGCTGCTTCTGCCTCCTtgcccccttctccttctccttcttcttctcctgccgCCACCGCGGATACGGAGGTCAACATTTTCGTGGCCCCCAGTGACAACATCATCGTCTGCTCCTACAAGGAGACCAGCCCTTACGACAGGTACTGTTGCTATGTCAACCCCAGCGAGGAGATCTGCTCCGACCACGAGGCGGTCGTCTGAAGGACCTGGATGCTCCCCACGAGGCACTTGTCCAGCCTGGCCTTCAAGACTTCTTTTAAgacctccctccttcctatttTTTGAAATCTAGTCATGTCTTTGGAGCTATggcctttgggtgcatctacaccaggcatggcatgggccaacttgggccctccaggtgttgtggacttcaactcccaccattcctaacagcctcagaccctttccttttcccactcagcttaagcggctgaggggaaaaaggaaggggcccgaggctgttaggaatggcaggagttgaagtccacaacacctggagggcccaagtcggcccatgcctggtctacactgtagaaggaatgcagtttgacatcactttcactgccatagctcaatactaAGGGAATCCTGTCCTTTGGTGAAGCTCCAGCTCTGTTTTGGGGAGAGAAGCatcaaggccttgcaaaactacaactcctatgattccatagcatggagccatggccacTCTGCAACTATGGGATCTCGGGATTTGTAGTATAGTGAGGCACCaacaccatttttttttttgcagagaaggttaaaggctttgtaaaactacaactcccatgataccaTAGCATGGCGGCTCATTGGTAtggtaatcctgggatttatagttttctgaaTCACCGGCTCtcttgtcagagaaggctaaaggcctcataaaattacaacaatcatgattccatagcatggtgGCTCATTGGTATAgtaatcctgggacttgtagtttggcgaggcaccatcTCTCTTTGTCAGGGGAGGCTAAAGGCTTTAtaaaattataactcccatgatACCATAGCATGGTGGCTCATTGGTATGGtaatcctaggatttatagttttctgaaGCATCAgctctttgtcagagaaagctaaagcCTTGTCAAATTACAGCTCCTGTGATACCATAGCAAGGCAGCTCATTGTTAtggcaatcctgggatttatagtttggtgaggcaccaacaccaTTTTGTTGGCAGATAAAGTTAAAGGCTtggtaaaactaaaactcccatgacaCCATGGCATGTTGACTCATTGCTATGGTGatcctgggacttgcagtttggtgaggcaccatctatctttgtcagagaaggctaaaggacttgtaaaattacaaatcccatgataCCATAGCATGGCAGCTCATTGGTatggaaatcctgggatttgtagtttggtgagggaccagctCTCTTTACcagagaaggccttgtaaaattacagctcccatgattccatagtatggcGGCTCATGGTATGGCAatcctgggacttgcagtttggtgaggctaaaggccttgtcaaactgcaactcccaggattctatagcactgagccatggcagttaaagtggtgtcaagctgcattcattctacagtgtacactCAGTGCATCCCTCATCACCCTTAGTAAGAAAATGCTCCAGCATCCGGCTCTTTTCAAAGAAAAAGTATAATCGtaaccatcaataataataatattatgaataataataataatcctggctGGTTTTGCACTGCATGGGACAATCCTCATAACTTAGCTGTTAACTTTAAAACCTGGTATGTTGACTGATTACTGCAAACCTTTCGTGCCTGAAATGacttgatttcatttttttaatttttttctgactcctgttttaacaacaacaaaaagtaatAATCCGCATGTTTAAGGAGAATCAGTATTTTCTATGATACTTTGTAAACCCAGGATGGTGGGGTGGGGGAAAAGCTTACTTGTTTTACTACAAAACTGTACATGTTTCTTGTGTAGGGAGGGGGTGATGAAACACCCAATGTATTTTCTTGCAGAAAGGTAGAAATCAAGTGCAGGAAACACTGAAAATGAGTGTTTCTGGATTCTGCCTCTCCCTTGACTTATGCAATCTCTGCTAGGAGGAGGGACTCAGCTTTCTTTTAAGATGCTTAAGGCTggtagtggtggtgatggtgaagaGGATTTTTTTGTTTGCATCATCCATCATAAGGATCAAGCACTCAAGTTCAGGCTTCCCAGTGCGGACAAGATCAAATAAGGTCAAGTGCAGAAGACCAAAAACAGTTGTAACAGCGAAGAAGAACAGCAGGGAGAGAACTTGCTAAGAAGGAGAGACAAGTTAATACTGGCAGCCAAGTTTTCGGAGGTGCAAAGGTTATGATCTTCTCCTGTTTAGAGGACCTTTTATTTTATCTCAATTCTTTAAAAATCCATTTGCAAGTCATTTACCATTAATCTCTCTGGCCCCCATAATATCTTTAGTTTATCATTTTATGGTCATCATGGTGTCATACCAAA
This genomic interval from Anolis sagrei isolate rAnoSag1 chromosome 2, rAnoSag1.mat, whole genome shotgun sequence contains the following:
- the TMEM215 gene encoding transmembrane protein 215 → MRPDDINPRTGLVVALVSVFLVFGFMFTVSGIKGETLGDIPLLAIGPAICLPGIAAIALARKTDGCTKWPDQQQQQRGGPPGHGCCPCRRKKARDKDALELLRTPSDLESGRGSCDELAVKAVSSSSSSLPQDQGLAEAPKVDQEEMLRYLENCYPEMPGNVFVAEGSPFRALEKPRESPDLEAGAAASASLPPSPSPSSSPAATADTEVNIFVAPSDNIIVCSYKETSPYDRYCCYVNPSEEICSDHEAVV